The proteins below are encoded in one region of Castor canadensis chromosome 6, mCasCan1.hap1v2, whole genome shotgun sequence:
- the Irx2 gene encoding iroquois-class homeodomain protein IRX-2 isoform X2 codes for MTGAISYHPYGSAAYPYQLNDPAYRKNATRDATATLKAWLNEHRKNPYPTKGEKIMLAIITKMTLTQVSTWFANARRRLKKENKMTWAPRNKSEDEDEDEGDAARGKDESPDKAQEGTETSAEDEGISLHVDSLTDHSCSAESDGEKLPCRAGDPLCESGSECKDKYDDLEDEEDDEEECERDLAPPKPVTSSPLTGVEAPLLSPAPEAAPRGGGGGKTPLGSRTSPGAPPPASKPKLWSLAEIATSDLKQPSLGPGCGPPGLPAAAAPASSGAPPGGSPYPASPLLGRHLYYTSPFYGSYTNYGNLNAALQGQGLLRYNAAATAPGDTLHAAPKAASDAGKAGAHPLESHYRPSGGGYEPKKDASEACTVVGPGVQPYL; via the exons ATGACTGGAGCCATCAGCTACCACCCTTATGGCAGCGCGGCCTACCCGTACCAGCTCAACGACCCGGCGTACCGCAAGAACGCCACGCGGGACGCCACGGCCACGCTCAAGGCCTGGCTCAACGAGCACCGCAAGAACCCCTACCCCACCAAGGGCGAGAAGATCATGCTGGCCATCATCACCAAGATGACGCTCACACAGGTCTCCACCTGGTTCGCCAACGCGCGCCGGCGCCTCAAGAAGGAGAACAAGATGACTTGGGCCCCGAGGAACAAAAGCGAGGACGAGGATGAGGATGAGGGCGACGCTGCGAGGGGCAAGGACGAGAGTCCCGACAAGGCGCAGGAGGGCACAGAGACCTCAGCCGAGGACGAAG GGATCAGCCTGCACGTGGACTCGCTCACTGATCACTCTTGCTCGGCCGAGTCCGACGGGGAGAAACTGCCCTGCCGCGCTGGGGACCCCTTGTGCGAATCGGGCTCAGAGTGCAAGGACAAGTATGACGACCTGGAGGACGAAGAGGACGACGAAGAGGAGTGCGAGCGCGACCTGGCCCCACCCAAGCCCGTGACTTCGTCTCCGCTCACCGGCGTGGAGGCGCCTCTGCTGAGCCCCGCTCCCGAGGCTGCGCCCCGCGGTGGCGGCGGTGGCAAGACACCGCTGGGCAGCCGGACGTCGCCCGGCGCACCGCCGCCTGCCAGCAAGCCCAAGCTGTGGTCGCTGGCCGAGATCGCCACGTCGGACCTCAAGCAACCGAGCCTGGGCCCGGGCTGCGGGCCGCCGGGGCTGCCAGCTGCCGCCGCACCCGCCTCGTCCGGGGCACCTCCGGGCGGCTCGCCCTACCCCGCCTCGCCGCTGTTGGGCCGCCACCTCTACTACACGTCGCCCTTCTACGGCAGCTACACAAACTACGGGAACTTGAACGCCGCGCTGCAGGGCCAGGGCCTTCTGCGGTACAACGCGGCGGCCACGGCCCCCGGCGACACGCTGCACGCCGCGCCCAAGGCGGCCAGCGACGCGGGAAAAGCGGGCGCGCACCCGCTGGAGTCCCACTACCGGCCCTCTGGCGGAGGCTACGAGCCCAAGAAAG ATGCCAGTGAGGCCTGCACGGTGGTTGGCCCAGGCGTCCAGCCCTACCTATAG
- the Irx2 gene encoding iroquois-class homeodomain protein IRX-2 isoform X1 produces the protein MSYPQGYLYQAPGSLALYSCPAYGASALAAPRSEELARSASGSAFSPYPGSAAFTAQAATGFGSPLQYSADAAAAAAAGFPSYMGAPYDTHTTGMTGAISYHPYGSAAYPYQLNDPAYRKNATRDATATLKAWLNEHRKNPYPTKGEKIMLAIITKMTLTQVSTWFANARRRLKKENKMTWAPRNKSEDEDEDEGDAARGKDESPDKAQEGTETSAEDEGISLHVDSLTDHSCSAESDGEKLPCRAGDPLCESGSECKDKYDDLEDEEDDEEECERDLAPPKPVTSSPLTGVEAPLLSPAPEAAPRGGGGGKTPLGSRTSPGAPPPASKPKLWSLAEIATSDLKQPSLGPGCGPPGLPAAAAPASSGAPPGGSPYPASPLLGRHLYYTSPFYGSYTNYGNLNAALQGQGLLRYNAAATAPGDTLHAAPKAASDAGKAGAHPLESHYRPSGGGYEPKKDASEACTVVGPGVQPYL, from the exons ATGTCCTACCCGCAGGGCTACCTGTACCAAGCGCCCGGCTCGCTGGCGCTCTACTCGTGCCCGGCGTACGGCGCGTCCGCGCTGGCTGCGCCGCGCAGCGAGGAGCTGGCGCGCTCGGCGTCGGGCTCCGCGTTCAGTCCGTACCCCGGCTCCGCGGCCTTCACCGCACAGGCGGCCACTGGTTTCGGCAGCCCGCTGCAGTACTCGGCCGACGCCGCAGCCGCCGCCGCTGCCGGCTTCCCGTCCTACATG GGAGCGCCGTATGACACTCACACGACCGGGATGACTGGAGCCATCAGCTACCACCCTTATGGCAGCGCGGCCTACCCGTACCAGCTCAACGACCCGGCGTACCGCAAGAACGCCACGCGGGACGCCACGGCCACGCTCAAGGCCTGGCTCAACGAGCACCGCAAGAACCCCTACCCCACCAAGGGCGAGAAGATCATGCTGGCCATCATCACCAAGATGACGCTCACACAGGTCTCCACCTGGTTCGCCAACGCGCGCCGGCGCCTCAAGAAGGAGAACAAGATGACTTGGGCCCCGAGGAACAAAAGCGAGGACGAGGATGAGGATGAGGGCGACGCTGCGAGGGGCAAGGACGAGAGTCCCGACAAGGCGCAGGAGGGCACAGAGACCTCAGCCGAGGACGAAG GGATCAGCCTGCACGTGGACTCGCTCACTGATCACTCTTGCTCGGCCGAGTCCGACGGGGAGAAACTGCCCTGCCGCGCTGGGGACCCCTTGTGCGAATCGGGCTCAGAGTGCAAGGACAAGTATGACGACCTGGAGGACGAAGAGGACGACGAAGAGGAGTGCGAGCGCGACCTGGCCCCACCCAAGCCCGTGACTTCGTCTCCGCTCACCGGCGTGGAGGCGCCTCTGCTGAGCCCCGCTCCCGAGGCTGCGCCCCGCGGTGGCGGCGGTGGCAAGACACCGCTGGGCAGCCGGACGTCGCCCGGCGCACCGCCGCCTGCCAGCAAGCCCAAGCTGTGGTCGCTGGCCGAGATCGCCACGTCGGACCTCAAGCAACCGAGCCTGGGCCCGGGCTGCGGGCCGCCGGGGCTGCCAGCTGCCGCCGCACCCGCCTCGTCCGGGGCACCTCCGGGCGGCTCGCCCTACCCCGCCTCGCCGCTGTTGGGCCGCCACCTCTACTACACGTCGCCCTTCTACGGCAGCTACACAAACTACGGGAACTTGAACGCCGCGCTGCAGGGCCAGGGCCTTCTGCGGTACAACGCGGCGGCCACGGCCCCCGGCGACACGCTGCACGCCGCGCCCAAGGCGGCCAGCGACGCGGGAAAAGCGGGCGCGCACCCGCTGGAGTCCCACTACCGGCCCTCTGGCGGAGGCTACGAGCCCAAGAAAG ATGCCAGTGAGGCCTGCACGGTGGTTGGCCCAGGCGTCCAGCCCTACCTATAG